The stretch of DNA TCATTACATTGAAAAATTAAAAAATGAGTTGAATGCATATAGAGGAATATATTATATCGTGCTTCATTATCTATATGCATATATCAATATCTAAGAATTGATAAAAAACTAGAAACTTAAATATAACAATGATACGATAAAACGGAATTGAACGAATCAAGTAAAAATAAATCGGTATCGGCGATCATTTTTCATTGATGTCAAAGACTTGAGATATAAAACATGTGTACGAATCTAGGTGTTTCATACTTAATAGAATCATTTATAAATTGGAGGGGGATTGCTGTGCGGAGAAAGTTGTTTAAAGTATTTGCATTGATATTATTGATTGGTCTTTTGATTTACTTATTTTATTCGCCTCAACTTGAATTTGATGTATTAGAAAATCCAAATCATACAAAGCATTCACAGCCAGAAAAAGCAGAAAAAGTCCCTCAAAATAGCGAGGAAAATCCTAAATTGACAAGCGGATTAGGGATGTATATTGGTCAATCATTAGGTCAAGTGACTTCAGAATTTGGAACACCAGATCGTATATACAATTATCAAAAAGGATACCGTCAATATATATTTAAAAATCAAAATCACTATCTGATTTTTTCTACTAAAAATCAACAAGTGAAATCGGTTTATATTACTGGAAAAGAGACCAGTAAATTAACAGGTCCTATTAAGATCAATGATCGGGCGAGTGATTTATTTAATACTTTTTCAATTAACACAGAGCCACAATTTGAGGTGAAAGGTAAAACATATCATTTTGAATTATCAGATCGCGATGTGAAAACACAGGCATTAATTCAATTTGGTCAAACGTATGCGCAAGTGTTCATTGATCAACAAAAGAATAAAG from Staphylococcus lutrae encodes:
- a CDS encoding CAP-associated domain-containing protein; amino-acid sequence: MRRKLFKVFALILLIGLLIYLFYSPQLEFDVLENPNHTKHSQPEKAEKVPQNSEENPKLTSGLGMYIGQSLGQVTSEFGTPDRIYNYQKGYRQYIFKNQNHYLIFSTKNQQVKSVYITGKETSKLTGPIKINDRASDLFNTFSINTEPQFEVKGKTYHFELSDRDVKTQALIQFGQTYAQVFIDQQKNKVVGVRYLDKEALADMNPYPQNSEGVSVQPDHLTEERPPDQNVNERLTLYELTNEMRQLNGRRTLKINHILENVATVDLFNAGEQGTAEFTEENLLALMKQTKLSYQSVSQNVGYNFNDVPTLVNSWINSDVHRSRMLNTKYVEFGGDVEQQYYMLIFLEKGDS